GAATGCTTTTAAAGGGAGAGCTTGCTCAGTTTGAATGACTTTTTCATCTTCAAGGATATCAATAATATCGTCATAACTTCCAGGGTCACGCATGATGAATCCGTCGATCATGGAATTTCCTACATCAATGATTCCTTCAATCAAGCCATGCGCAATTCGCTCTACAGCTAGCTTATTTACATCGCTTTGTAGCCAGTTCGTTTCCTTCTCAAAAATGTCGAGTAACTGCTCCATATACGCTAATGTTTTATTGATCTGATTTTGATCTACAAAATACATACTGTTCTTCCTCCTCCTATACTTCATACTTCTATCTTACCATATTTATTGCAAAACAAATGAAAGCTCCAAGCAATTTTGCTCGAAGCTTTCATTTTTAATGTTCATTTGTTGGAGTAGATGTTACTTCAGACTGTACTTCCTCTACAACTTCTACTTCTGTTTGCTCTAATTTTACTTTTCCAATCTTTTTCAAGATGAAATACGCACAACCGAAATTACAGTATTCATAAATATAATCTTGGACGGTACTAATTTTGGTTTCATATGTAGATTTGGAATTACGATCTTCGAAAAAGCCTTTTAATCGTAATTGACCATATCCCCAGTCACCCAAAATATAGTCATACTTTAACAGCACTTCGCTAAAGCGTTCATTCAAGGCTTCCTCATCGAACCCATCGCGAAACTCTTCTGTAATTTCATACTGCATACTCTCTAAAATAATCATTTTCTCGTTCACTTCCATTTAACTGCTCGCTTGTCCTTCAAGTTTCAGCAGTTCGTCACCTTGGCGCTGTCTCTCTTTAGCCGAAGCATTAACTTGCTCGTCTGCATGGTAGCTTGAACGCACAAGCGGCCCCGCCTCACAATGAGAGAATCCTTTAGTCATTGCGATTTTACGCAATTCACCAAACTCATCGGGCGAATAATATTTCACTACTTTAGCGTGTTTTTTTGTCGGTTGCAAGTATTGACCAATTGTCATGATATCTACGTCGTGTGCACGAAGATCATCCATTGTCTCAATAATTTCTTCCACTGTTTCGCCGAGTCCGACCATCAATGAAGACTTCGTCGGGATCTCCGGATACATTTCTTTTGCTCGTTGAAGTAATTCAAGTGAACGATCATATGTTGCACGTGCACGAATTCTTGGAGTTAGACGGCGTACGGTTTCAATATTATGGTTTAAAATATCTGGCTTTGCATCCATCAAACGTTGCAAGTTTTCTTTATCTCCACCCATATCCGAAGGGAGTACTTCAATAGTAGTAAATGGATTTTTTCTGCGTATCGCACGAATAGTTTCCGCGAAAATAGCAGATCCTCCGTCTTTTAAATCATCGCGTGCTACGGCAGTGACCACAGCATGTTTCAAATTCATTAATTCAACTGACTCCGCTACGCGTTCCGGCTCAGCAGTGTCAAGTTCATTAGGTAAACCAGTCTTCACAGCACAGAAACGACATGCACGTGTACATACGGCCCCTAGGATCATAAATGTAGCTGTGCGTCGTTCTCCCCAACACTCATGAATATTCGGGCAACGCGCTTCTTCACATACAGTATTCAAGTTTTTCTCGCGCATTAATTTCTTTAAACCTGTATAGTTCTCGTTGGTGTTAAGCTTAATTTTCAGCCAATCTGGCTTTCTAATATGCTCAGATTTTCTTCCCGTCTCAGGTTTGCATGACAACGCTACCGACTCCATTCTGTTGATAGATTCTACTCATGTCAATGTAACATAAATTCAGATAACCTTCAATTATAGATAGCAATTGATTTGAGCTAAGCCGACAGGAGTGATATAAATCGATGACCTAGTGACTCGCTCGAGATTTCATCGTAGTAACTGCGTGATTTTGTTACGCTACTTTACTTGATGTAAGTTTCAGGTCAAAAACACTACTACATATCTCTTCAACTTACGAACTTCAACGTACTATGCCAATTGATCGTAATCGAAAGGCGACAAAAAACACTTGCAACCAACTATCTGGCCGCAAGTGTATATCGTGTACTATTCGATTTTGAATTTCTTTTTGAACTTACTGAGGATTGTAGCATAAAAGATGCTGATAAATAGACCGCCCCAGATGATCATTACTCCGACTAGCATCATGAGGATTGCAGAACCGCTCATTCCTGTATCCATTTATAGCCCCCCTTTATTTTCATCATAATCTGATGTGATTCTTGTGTTGTCTTTCCACTTCAATGATGTGAAGACGATCGACATGACAAATGCCCCTATCGCTACTGGCCAACCAATCGTCCACAAGAAGGATGTTGGATAGCCTTCATAGTTTTCTGCGATATTATCTTTAATTAAGAAGAATAGCATAGTACCTAATACTAATGGTGTGATGAATGATAGCGATACTTTCCACCACCAGCCTAGACGAATATCTGATACTGCATTGGCATGTTGCTCGAACAATCCAAGTTTTCTGAAAACCCAAGCTAGTAAGATGACTTCAACTAGACCAATCACAGCAATACCAAATTGGTTAATAAAGTAATCTGCTACGTCTAAGAAGTATAAACCACCGTTTGTTGCATATAGCATGGAAATGGTTGCCGACAGCCCGATACCGATCGTAACCGAACGACGTCTGGATATGTTGAATTTGTCTGACATACCTGCAATATACGTTTCACAAATCGATATGAGTGATGTAATTCCAGCAAGCGTTAGTGACAAGAAGAAGAATGCGCCGAACAGACCGTTTAATCCTGGCATTTGATTAATAATTTCAGGGAATACGACGAATGCTAGCCCTACACCTGCAGTAGCTACGTCTGCTACATCTACTCCTTGACTAGTTGCCATGAATCCTAGCACCGCGAAAACTCCGATACCTGCCAGTAACTCAACTGAAGAGTTAGCGAAGCCTGTAATAAAGGCGTTATTGGTAATATCTGATTTCTTCGGTAAATAACTAGAATACGTGATCATGATAGCAAATGCGATCGATAAACTGAAGAAGATATGTCCGTACGCTGCAACCCATACACGCGGGTTGAGTAACTTATCGACATCCGGTTTGAAGAATGCATCCAGCCCTACCATAGCTCCGTCTAGTGTGATTGCACGGATGACGACGAATAAGAAAAGTAAGAATAGTACAGGTATAAATATCCGATTCGCCAACTCAATCCCTTTCTTGACTCCACCAAGTAGGATAATGTAACAAATGACCCAGACGAGCAACAATGGCAATGCCACGCCTCCAACGAGTCCTCCGACGTCCCCAGGATTATCCGCTAAGTTCAGGACGTCCCCGAAGAAGAATGCTTCTGGATCTTTCCCCCATGATAAGCCAAATGAATAGACCGTATACTTCATGGCCCATGCGATGATGACAGCATAGTAAGTAGATATGACGAAAGATACAAAGATCCCCCACCAGCCTAGAAACTCCGTCTTTTTCCCATTCAAACGGAAAAATGAAAGTGGAGCAGATCCACGATATTTATGACCAATTGTAAATTCCATGATCAAAATCGGGATACCAGCTGTTAAAAGGGCAAATAAGTACGGGATAAAAAATGCGCCGCCTCCATTTTCATACGCAACATAAGGGAAGCGCCAAATGTTTCCGAGTCCTATAGCTGAACCAACCGCGGCCAATATAAAACCTGCTCTCGTTCCCCACTGTGAACGATTTTCCATACAACTCACCTCTTTTTTGTTATTTTACAAAACTTATTACATTTCGATTTATTCTGATAACTCTAGTTCTGTACATTTAGTATAAACAGCCTAATTAGAGATGTCAAAACAAATTTAGACTAAGAATGAAGTAATTATCACTCTTAGTCTAAAAGGTAAACTATGCTATTTGCTCTACGCGTTTCTTTCCTTTGACACTCAAATACGTAAATAAAACTATTAAGGTAATAATAACAGCTACTAAACCGATCCAGACAGACCCAGTTAGACCCAGAACGACATACCCAATCACTGCTACACTCGCTGCGACAAGCGCATAGGGCAACTGTGTGGAGACGTGATCCATGTGGTTACAACCCGCTCCGGTAGAAGATAGGATTGTCGTATCGGAAATCGGTGAACAGTGATCTCCGAATACCGCTCCTGCGAGTACTGCCGCTAATGCTGGCAACAATAATTCAGGTGCCGCATTGACCATAATCGTACCTGCAATCGGCATTAAAATACCGAAAGATCCCCATGAGGTACCTGTCGAGAACGCCATTAATCCTGCTAATACGAAGATCAATACCGGAAGGAAGCTGACAGGAATATTCATTCGTTCTACCATCGTAGAAAGGAATAGACCCGTATCTAGCGAAGCTATTAAGTCAGTCAATCCCCAAGCGAAGATTAAAATAAGAATCGCAGGCATCATGGCCTTTATCCCGCTAATGAACGCGCGCCCCATCCAGGACACACTGGCTGTTTCGTTTTTCTTCATTTGTAAAATATATAACAACATGGCTAGCAATGTAGCCGTTACACCACCTATTACTAACGAGAATGGTACATCGGTATTTTCAAAAATAGCCCAAATATCGAAAATACCCGCTTCTTTATAGCCTGTATAAATCATCATACCGAGCGTTACCGCAATCAACGTGACGATCGGTGCAACCAAGTCGCGAACTTTCCCATACATATGCTCTGGGAATTCTTCTTTCAACTGGCCAGGGATTTCTTTATCTTGGTCATATAGCTCGCCTTCATTCATTGCGCGATCTTCATGTTTCTTCATTTCAAAGAAGTCATTATTCGTCCAAGCGAAGAAGAAGACCATCGACAATGTGGCAATGACATAGAAGTTCATCGGTGCCATCAAGACGAAGGCAGTTAATGGTGAATAGCTGACTGCTGCTGTCGTACCTAAAATAAGTGCAAGTTGTCCAATCAAGAACGCACCCCAACTAGAGATGGGGGATACGACACAAATGGGTGCCGACGTAGAGTCAATGAAATACGCCAACTTTGCACGAGAGATCTTGTGCTGGTCCGTGATCGGTCTTGCAATCTGTCCAACTGCTAATGAATTGAAATAGTCATCCACGAAAATGGCAATTCCAAGCCCCATCGTCAACAGCTTTGCTCCACGTTTCGTACGGATGCGAGTGACTGACCAACATGCAAATGCGGCACTTCCTCCAGATAGACTGACAAATGCAGTAATGACACCTAATAATAATAGAAATAACATAATGAATATATTGTATGTATTGAGCCCGCCATCATAAAAAGAAACTGTCATGGCCCTCCATACACCTTTTACTGTCTCAAGCGGAGCAAAGTTCGCTATAAGTAAAGCGGCTGTAACAATTCCTGCTCCTAATGATAATAATACTCTCCTCGTCGCTAACACCATCACGATGGCGATAATAGGAGGCAAAATAGAGACCCACGATCCGATCATTGTAATTCCTCCTCTTTCTAGTTGCTAGATGATATCGAAATGCAGAAGATCTTTCGAAGAGTGGAAAGCCTATAGTATCCTGTAATTTCCCGATAAAAAAAGCCGCCCCCACAGGCAATACCATACGTGTAGGGGTCGGCCAACCAATTCATCAAGCAACACATGAATAAATCGCAGTACAATTGGCTACTGTAGCTCTCCATACATTGATCAGTGTATGACAGTGTCATTCCTCTTCGAAATGACCCCAACTTGAGAAGCAGACTCTTCTCAAACTTCGGCATTGCCTCCTTTCGCTAGCGGTCATAGATGTCACTCTCTCGCTAGGTACTTATAAACAATGCAGCCTCTACGTAAGTCTCGATATTCTTCTGTTCTCAGTGTAGCAATAATCGACAACGTTCACAATACCTTTTACTCCTTCTTTTCAAGCGGAACTTCGATTTGCGCTGGCGTTTGCTCTCCTTTCGAATAAATTTGCGGTACCTTCCCTCTAATCAAGCCAATTGCAATCGGTATTTTCTGTTCTACTACGCTCCTGCTTGTAGCTAGCGGAACGATAATCTGCACATTGACTTGTAACATTAGATACACTTCTACATACGCGTTATTGATACCAAATTCACGAATATCCGTTTCTACTGTTGCATGTACATCTCCAACGACGTGGAAGCGGATCGGGATTTTTGGCCCCAAGTTACCGAGCAACGGAATATTCGCCGCTTGCCCAATCGGAACGAAAAAGACAATCCCTTGTTCTTTTTCCATCTGGTCGGGATTATACTCGAGATCTCCGAGTGGCGGTAACATATCTAAATCTCCGCCCTCTGCACGTTCTAGATGATTTTCTACAAGCTGATGAATTTCTGACATGACCTGGCTAATGATTTCCGAGTTAAACTTGGTCGTCACCGTATCTGTCGTATCATCGGGGACGTTTTCGATAATTTCATTGACATCGTAAACGCTGGTGGACCGGTTGTTAATAGCTTGACTGATGACGTGGCTGGCTATTTTTTGCGTTTGTACTTCAGCATATTGTGTGTAGATTGGCGTTAGCTGTTTATTAACCATATAGAAAAACATCGCCACTCCCACCAAAATGCCCGGGATGACAAAGCGCAGTATGATTTTGCCATAATTATTTCTCTTTGGCCGTTTTTGATTTGTATAAAACCGCATACAAACGCCTCCTACTTCACATTATGCGAAATAGGAGGCGTACATAACTAGCGTTCATTGAAATATTTTCTTCCATACCAACCGAGAATATCGCGAAGCATTTCTGGCATAATATATTCCTTCTTCGCTTCTTTTAGTACTGGATAGAAAAAGCCAAACGTGAACATATCCAGTGTTGCCAATGTATACATCTCACCTGGCTCCACTAAACGGTTTCCCGCGAATAATTGTCCGTCGGTGTTACGGTATAAGTGCTCATGTATCATGCTGCCCATCAGTGTGCCACGAAAACCAAGACCTTTTATCGGAAGTTCCGTCCACTTTGGATCAAGTGACTGCTCGTAAACCGTCAACAAATCAGTACCATCCAAATGAATCAGGCACGGATTGATCGGATGAGGCAATAATGAATGCAAATCCCCTTTCGTCACCCAACCTTTATCTAAGCTACCAAGGAATATCCCTGCGTTGAATAGTGCACAGTCGGCATCCAGATACGTTAGTAACGCACGGCCGAACAGCGAGGATAATGGGCTGTCGCCTGTTAGACGCTGTGATAAAGGTGAAGGGTTATAAAATACTGGAACTTGCAAAGTTGCTTCTCCTTTAGCAAATAAGGAATTCACTTCTTCTATATCCTCTTCTGTCATTTCCATTAGTTGTGTCGAAAAAACTTCTGCTTGCATATGAACGACTTGACCTGTTATTCGGTCTATATCGACTTGAACATGACCGACATAATGACCGAACTTTTCTGCTGCCGCAAGTAATGTGTCGTCAATCCACTCGCCATTCGGCAATAAGTGATGGGTGTGTGCGCCTAAAATAACATCGATCTCTGGGCACTGCGCAGCCAATAGACGATCTTGATTGATTCCTAAATGAGAGAGACAAACAATGACATCGCATTGAGGACGCAAGTTGCGTGCCACTTCCATCAATGCTGCGTGCGGTTCGGCTACGCTCCAGCCAAGTTGATCATAAAAAGCATAGTATGGCGCTGTGGCCCCTATGACACCGATACGCACACCTTCTGCGGTCTCCAATACTTTAGATGTCTTCGCCCAATAGGGTAGCTTACCATCTACTTCCATCAGGTTGCAAAGCACTACATCAAATTTCGCATCTTCATATACTCTATTCAGCGCTTCCTTAGACATAGTGATTCCTTCATTGTTTCCAATGGTCACTGCGTCATATCCTGCTTTATTTAATAATTCAATATTTCCTTTACCTTCTGTTCCCTCGGTAAATGGATGAGATCGATCAATATGGTCTCCAATATCAAATAAAAAGTAACTCTCTCCATCGGCTTCAGCTTGTTGCTTGCGCTGCTGAAGGAAGTGATGGATTTGCGGCCAGTTTTCGAAATGACTATGGATGTCATTCGTATGGTAAATGTGAATCGTCGCTACCGTTTCTTTCATATGTGTCAACCCCAAATCCCCTCATAAATGGAACGTAGTCCAAAGACGAGTAAAATGATGCGTATGACTAAAACTAAAGTATCTGATTTCATTTTGCTATTTAAGTAGGCACCAAGCATTCCACCGAAATAGGCGCCCGGCACGACAGGAATGGTATAGAGCCACGGCACATGACCGAGTGAAATATGCGAAATCGAGTTGACGATTGCTGATAAGAACACCATTAGCATCGATGTCGCGACCGCTACATGCGGTGGGAACAAGAATAATAAAATCATAGCCGGTACGACCATCGTCCCGCCACCGATTCCGAATAATCCAGACGTAAACCCAATGAATAATGCCAATAGGATGGCGAACCAAATCGGGTATCCGTAAATATGCGTTTGTCCTTGGGGGTCTGTGAACTTGATTTTCTTCCCATTGTCTACGAACCATTTAATCGGCTTCAAATATTTTCTCGTTAGTAACAGTGTAGATAAAACAATGAGCAATATACCAAAATATAAATTAAAAGATTGCAAACTTACGTTTTTATTGACCAACGCGCCGAGTACGATACCTGGTATACTAGCAGTAAAAAATAGAAATGCACTGCGATAATCAATCGTCTTCACTTTCATATAGGACAGTGTCGATCCAAGTCCATTCGCAATCATCATGATCACCGACAGACCTACTACGCTCTGCGGAGTGATATCCGGAATCATGCCTAGATTTAAACCGATAAACAAAGTGACAGGAACCAAAATCGTTCCGCCCCCGAGACCGGCAATCGAACCGATAATGCCGGACGCCAGACCAATCAAGGCGAGTACTACAAATTCCATTACTGATCCCCCTCAAATAAATCCATCTGCTTGGTGAGAGGCTGACCGTATTCTATGCCGAGTAATCCTGCAAATTGTTTAGCGTTCTTTGCTGCATGCTGACCAGAGTTATTATTAAAGATGACAAACACTTCTTCTGTCTGCTTCTCAAGATGGGTGACGATTTCACTCATACTCTTTAATTCTTTTTCATTGTAATCATACAGATAGCGGACTTTACGCCATGCTTTACTATCGCCCATCGTATTGACCCAACCTTGATCATTGCGCCCGTGGAGACGTAACAAAACTCTCGGATCGGTCGCAACCGGCACAAGCGGTACACTGCCGTCCCCTACTTGCGGCTCATCACAGACCACATGAATGATGTTCAAGCTTTTCAGGAAATCGAGTGTTTTCTCTCGGTAAGCTTGCGAATACCATGTTTGATTGCGAAACTCTACAGCAATTGGCAACGGTTGTAATTGCTCATGCACATAGCGAATGCGATCCACATTTTCCTTCTTACAATTAAACCACGGTGGAAACTGTACAAGGACCATCGCCAGCTTCCCAGCTTCAACAAACGACGTCATCGATAGTTTGAACAGCGAGAACATCTCCTCTTCGGAATCATACGGGAGCTTCCCACGCTGATGACCTGTGATGCCCTGATAAGCTTTTACGACGAATTGGAAATGAGCAGGCGTTTCCTCTGTCCACTTATCCATTACCTTTTTCGATTGTATTGCATAAAACGTCGAATCCAGCTCAACGATTGGAAAATGCTTACTATAATCTATCAGTTTTTTATTCGCGACTGTATTTTCATTATATAGGCTTGGATGGTCTCCCCACCCTGTCAGGCCTACATGTATCATGGAAAGCCCCCCTCTTTTTATCTTTAGCTTAGTGTATCATATCTGATGTACTTTCGGAAAAGTCGTACTTTCCAACTCGATTTTACTAGTTTCGATAGTGTGCTTAATCGGATTCATTTCACTTCTACATAAAAAAGCGTCTCGGGAAACGATTCCCGAAACGCTACCTTTCTATTTAACCTCGCCAAGCGCTCATTCCACCGCGTACATTCGTTACATTCACAAATCCTGCTTTTTTGAGTTGCCCTGCAGCATTCGAACTGCGCATACCGCTTTGACAGATGACGATGACTTCTTGATCTTTCTTCAATGTTCCCATTTTATTTGAAAGTACATTCAATGGGATATTCTTAAATTCCTTTATATGGCGTGCTGCATATTCAGCCGGTGAACGGACATCGATCAATTGGATATTCCGATCTTTCACTCTGTCTTTTAATTGTTCAGTCGTGATTGAATGCACACCTTTTGCCGACTTCATTCGCCAAACTACTAGTCCGACGAGGAGTGCTATAATCATCCATCCCATATGTGGTGCCTCCTATTAGTGAGTCCATTCCATGATGACGAGAATGACACCCATCACCGCAAATGCTATGTTACCGATACAAAAGCGCGGAAATAATTTCTTTTCCATATCTTCTGCTGACCGGATTGTGCAGCTTCGATTGAATAAAATTTGTTTGAATGTATTCATGCGTCCAGTGCAGCGTGAATACTTGCTGGATCAAAGCCGATAATCCATTTACCATTCAACTGTGTTTGTGGAACGCCCATCTGTCCCGTTATTTTCATCAGTCGCTCTCCTTCTTCCGGATGTGTAGAAACATTGATCGTCTCATAAGGCACATGGATTTCATCTAGATAATTCGTCATCATCGTGCAGTAAGGACAAGTAGAAGATACATATACAGTTGCTTTTTCAGTCACGTGAAAAACTCCTTTTCATTTGGTTGTACCTTTATTATATACCCCAGCAGGTATAAAATCAACGAATTGATTTCGTGTTAGGATGGCATTTATCTTTCTTGTAATACATGCTATTATCTTTAGCTAAAAATGAACTGTATTGAAACATACCCCATTCCCCAACACTACATAGGCAAATAAAAAACAAGCGTGTCTCGATGGACATACTTGTTTTTTATCATAAGTCGACTCATTTCTGCTTACATTTATCTGCTTCCTGTGTTCACTCGATCTCCTGCCAACTTATCTTTTGCCTCATTATACTGCTGGGCTAATTGTGCGACATAATCTTTTGTTGGTTGTACTTTATCGATGATACCGATTCCTTGACCGCAGCCCCAAATATCTTTCCAAGCTTTTTGCCCCGTGTCTCCCCCGAAATTCATTTTACTAGGATCACTTTCCGGCAAATTATCCGGGTCCAAACCTGAAGCTCGGATCGACGTAGCTAAATAATTCCCGTGTATCCCTGTGAAATAATTACTGTACACAATATCATCTGAAGTGGCGTCTAAAATGGCCTGCTTATAATCATCAACTGCTCTCGCTTCTTCCGTAGCAATGAATGGTGATCCGATGTACGCAAAGTCTGCACCCATTGCTTCCGCTGCCAATACGCTTCCGCCTGTTGCTATAGAACCTCCAAGAGCAAGTGGTCCATCAAACCATTCCCGAATTTCTTGAATGAGCGCAAACGGACTCTTCGGACCCGCGTGCCCACCTGCCCCGGCCGCTATCGCAATTAACCCATCTGCCCCTTTCTCAATTGCTTTTTTCGCGAATGAATTATTGATGACGTCATGCAAAACGATTCCACCGTAACTATGGGCAGCCTCATAGACGTCTTCTCTCGCGCCTAGTGAGGTAATAATGATGGGAACTTTATACTTCACACAAAGCGCCATATCTTCTTGCAATCTTTCATTGGATCGGTGAACAATTTGATTAATCGCAAAGGGAGCCGCCGGTTTAGTAGGATTTTTTGCATTATAATCTGCTAGCGCTTCTGTAATCTCGATTAACCACTCTTCCAGTTGTGCAATTGGCCTTGCGTTTAAAGATGGCATAGAACCGATGACTCCTGCTTTACACTGCTCAATCACCGTCTTAGGATTACTAATAATGAACATGGGGGAGGCTATCACCGGAAGACTCATACTCTTTTTCAATTCTGCTACGTTCATCATACACACTCTCCTCTTTTGTAATCGCTTTCAAATTTACATTATGCTTTTCTGTAAAAAAACGCACACCCTCTACTTTTGAAAACTACAAGATCTAACAAGTCCATCTTTTATACATGTATATACATGTATTTTACTTGATTTATTTGAGTTGTCAATCAATTTATGAATCTAGATTCATTTTTATGTGGATGAACTTTTGAATTCGTCTATCACTTTCTGTAATGCACCCAACTTCTCCAGCAAATCCATATACTCTGCCTTCCCTATAGCCCCTTCAATTTGTTCCTGTACTTGTACCCAAATAGGCGTGGCATCATTTAATTTCTCGTAGCCTAATTTGGTGATCGTGACCACTTTTGTTCTCGAGTCCTGTTCTGCTCTCTTGATCTGTACATATCCTGCTTCGTTTAATATATTCAAATTACGCGTGACGGTCGTTTGATCCAGCAACATCATCTCGCCTAATCTACTAATTGAAATATCAGGCGATGTATAAATATTGCCAAGCATATAATATTGGGTGATCTTCAATCCAGTAGGTTTCAACAGATGATTGTATAACTGCGTAAGTGAACCCGATACCGTACGAAGATTGGCACTGGCACATACGTCAATTATATACTTCGCTTGCTCCTGATCTAGATTTTTATTCATACTCTCCACCCCTTTCCTTAAAATAAAGATAACAAACTTTTCAGTCATCCTTGACAATGTATACTATTCTATACTAGTGTACATCTACGCGCATCATTTTTAAAGTCGTATTTCTCGACATACGT
This window of the Sporosarcina ureae genome carries:
- the lipA gene encoding lipoyl synthase is translated as MESVALSCKPETGRKSEHIRKPDWLKIKLNTNENYTGLKKLMREKNLNTVCEEARCPNIHECWGERRTATFMILGAVCTRACRFCAVKTGLPNELDTAEPERVAESVELMNLKHAVVTAVARDDLKDGGSAIFAETIRAIRRKNPFTTIEVLPSDMGGDKENLQRLMDAKPDILNHNIETVRRLTPRIRARATYDRSLELLQRAKEMYPEIPTKSSLMVGLGETVEEIIETMDDLRAHDVDIMTIGQYLQPTKKHAKVVKYYSPDEFGELRKIAMTKGFSHCEAGPLVRSSYHADEQVNASAKERQRQGDELLKLEGQASS
- a CDS encoding MetS family NSS transporter small subunit, which produces MDTGMSGSAILMMLVGVMIIWGGLFISIFYATILSKFKKKFKIE
- a CDS encoding bifunctional metallophosphatase/5'-nucleotidase; protein product: MKETVATIHIYHTNDIHSHFENWPQIHHFLQQRKQQAEADGESYFLFDIGDHIDRSHPFTEGTEGKGNIELLNKAGYDAVTIGNNEGITMSKEALNRVYEDAKFDVVLCNLMEVDGKLPYWAKTSKVLETAEGVRIGVIGATAPYYAFYDQLGWSVAEPHAALMEVARNLRPQCDVIVCLSHLGINQDRLLAAQCPEIDVILGAHTHHLLPNGEWIDDTLLAAAEKFGHYVGHVQVDIDRITGQVVHMQAEVFSTQLMEMTEEDIEEVNSLFAKGEATLQVPVFYNPSPLSQRLTGDSPLSSLFGRALLTYLDADCALFNAGIFLGSLDKGWVTKGDLHSLLPHPINPCLIHLDGTDLLTVYEQSLDPKWTELPIKGLGFRGTLMGSMIHEHLYRNTDGQLFAGNRLVEPGEMYTLATLDMFTFGFFYPVLKEAKKEYIMPEMLRDILGWYGRKYFNER
- a CDS encoding sodium-dependent transporter is translated as MENRSQWGTRAGFILAAVGSAIGLGNIWRFPYVAYENGGGAFFIPYLFALLTAGIPILIMEFTIGHKYRGSAPLSFFRLNGKKTEFLGWWGIFVSFVISTYYAVIIAWAMKYTVYSFGLSWGKDPEAFFFGDVLNLADNPGDVGGLVGGVALPLLLVWVICYIILLGGVKKGIELANRIFIPVLFLLFLFVVIRAITLDGAMVGLDAFFKPDVDKLLNPRVWVAAYGHIFFSLSIAFAIMITYSSYLPKKSDITNNAFITGFANSSVELLAGIGVFAVLGFMATSQGVDVADVATAGVGLAFVVFPEIINQMPGLNGLFGAFFFLSLTLAGITSLISICETYIAGMSDKFNISRRRSVTIGIGLSATISMLYATNGGLYFLDVADYFINQFGIAVIGLVEVILLAWVFRKLGLFEQHANAVSDIRLGWWWKVSLSFITPLVLGTMLFFLIKDNIAENYEGYPTSFLWTIGWPVAIGAFVMSIVFTSLKWKDNTRITSDYDENKGGL
- a CDS encoding Na+/H+ antiporter NhaC family protein; this translates as MIGSWVSILPPIIAIVMVLATRRVLLSLGAGIVTAALLIANFAPLETVKGVWRAMTVSFYDGGLNTYNIFIMLFLLLLGVITAFVSLSGGSAAFACWSVTRIRTKRGAKLLTMGLGIAIFVDDYFNSLAVGQIARPITDQHKISRAKLAYFIDSTSAPICVVSPISSWGAFLIGQLALILGTTAAVSYSPLTAFVLMAPMNFYVIATLSMVFFFAWTNNDFFEMKKHEDRAMNEGELYDQDKEIPGQLKEEFPEHMYGKVRDLVAPIVTLIAVTLGMMIYTGYKEAGIFDIWAIFENTDVPFSLVIGGVTATLLAMLLYILQMKKNETASVSWMGRAFISGIKAMMPAILILIFAWGLTDLIASLDTGLFLSTMVERMNIPVSFLPVLIFVLAGLMAFSTGTSWGSFGILMPIAGTIMVNAAPELLLPALAAVLAGAVFGDHCSPISDTTILSSTGAGCNHMDHVSTQLPYALVAASVAVIGYVVLGLTGSVWIGLVAVIITLIVLFTYLSVKGKKRVEQIA
- a CDS encoding YutD family protein encodes the protein MIILESMQYEITEEFRDGFDEEALNERFSEVLLKYDYILGDWGYGQLRLKGFFEDRNSKSTYETKISTVQDYIYEYCNFGCAYFILKKIGKVKLEQTEVEVVEEVQSEVTSTPTNEH
- a CDS encoding sulfite exporter TauE/SafE family protein — translated: MEFVVLALIGLASGIIGSIAGLGGGTILVPVTLFIGLNLGMIPDITPQSVVGLSVIMMIANGLGSTLSYMKVKTIDYRSAFLFFTASIPGIVLGALVNKNVSLQSFNLYFGILLIVLSTLLLTRKYLKPIKWFVDNGKKIKFTDPQGQTHIYGYPIWFAILLALFIGFTSGLFGIGGGTMVVPAMILLFLFPPHVAVATSMLMVFLSAIVNSISHISLGHVPWLYTIPVVPGAYFGGMLGAYLNSKMKSDTLVLVIRIILLVFGLRSIYEGIWG
- the yunB gene encoding sporulation protein YunB, which translates into the protein MRFYTNQKRPKRNNYGKIILRFVIPGILVGVAMFFYMVNKQLTPIYTQYAEVQTQKIASHVISQAINNRSTSVYDVNEIIENVPDDTTDTVTTKFNSEIISQVMSEIHQLVENHLERAEGGDLDMLPPLGDLEYNPDQMEKEQGIVFFVPIGQAANIPLLGNLGPKIPIRFHVVGDVHATVETDIREFGINNAYVEVYLMLQVNVQIIVPLATSRSVVEQKIPIAIGLIRGKVPQIYSKGEQTPAQIEVPLEKKE
- a CDS encoding DUF86 domain-containing protein, yielding MYFVDQNQINKTLAYMEQLLDIFEKETNWLQSDVNKLAVERIAHGLIEGIIDVGNSMIDGFIMRDPGSYDDIIDILEDEKVIQTEQALPLKAFISLRPMIVRQFVEVDSDKVVQSIRDTRNELQQFPGQVRDYLMNELGPVSAFLPTE